TTATTACTCAATAAGCTTAAAGATAAAGTCCCTGAAGCATGTCAGTATGTGATACAGAAGTGATGAAAGAGAATCGATCTTACGAGGTAACATGTCACAGCTTAGATGTCTGTTCAGTTTATCCTCCAGTTTCAGCAGTAATGATAGCtaaaaaaaggacaaacagattattttataaaaaaccTCTGTAGGGCTAGGAACCAATAAGAGGGAAGTTAAATGTTGCATTCAACATGTACTGAACAATAATAACCTATAATGTATAAAGTCATTACAGACTTACATGATACTTTGCTCCCTCTTCAACTGGTTCAACACTGCACTGCATATAAATGACCTGCAGAAATATTATGGAAATCTATATATAAAGGGTTCTCAATTAATGTTGGTACAATTTCAGATCACTTTACAATATTTCAGCAAATGTGCAGTCTGCATCTTCATATAGTGACTGTAAATTAAGAGAAAATAGCAGTAGAATTATTACAGAATGGTGAAATGCTACCATTGTGATGGTATATGCCGTAAAATCTGTCATACACACCCGCCGTGTCTCGAGCTCTGCAGGTTCAGGGGTTGGGGATTTGACCAATGGGATGACAACAGGAGATTGAACGGTCTGTTGCTGAGGTGGCCTAGGACATGGCAGCCCAAATGCTGTCATTGGATAAATACCGTTCCTGACCCAGGAAGGGatgataagaaaaagaaaaggagaagtaGAGAAAACATGGAAGATGGAAAGCACATACAAAGGTTTGAGTTGGAAAAAAGAtcaaagtcaaaatattttaaagaaaaaaaaaacaagataaaaaaatgtaatagttAAATTcataatacacatatatacataatacaacaaatattttacagACATCTGAGTGTGTTTAAATTGAAGTACATCCCCTAATTCATTAGAAGGGCACTGAACCAGGCCTAGAGATTTTATCTGAGGGGAGCTGCACAAAGAAGTCTACTACTGCCCCCTTGTGGGGCTTTACAAAATCAGGTGCACATTGTAACAAAACATCTAAACTAGATCATCTTTAAAGAATAGCTTTGCATCTTACCTCACATCCTCCAGAAACTTATCAAGCTCCAAAGCAGGAAATTGTGAAATCCTACAGGGAAAAAAATGGGTCAGGAAAAAATTAGAATTTCTAGAAATTTGGCAAATTAGGTTAGGATAAATAGAATAAGATAGATTAGATGATATTACACATGTAAGCTTATTGTAATAACATACATTTAAGatgagtagtagtagtattgttattattagtattattgcTATTGTTAATGATTAATAATTACCAGTACCAACtacttttatttctgctgtgtctACCCTTACTCCCACTACAACATGGATACTTGTTTCTGTCCCTTACTTGAGTTGAACATCTTTTGTTTCAGCGATGAGCAGGTTGGGGTCCAGATTCTTGGTAATCTCCTCCAGGGCATTCTCAGGTATCATGTctgaatatttataaataatttaaGATGAATTAAATAATGTTGAGTTTAAGAATAAATTAAACTTGGATAAGCTTTCATTGCTGGTACATGATGATGTTAATAAGGAGATGTCTCATGATCTGCATCTTGACGCATCTtgtatgtacatgtttttgtacataAGATGTCCCAGTGTGTACTTGTATGAAACTGATTCTGGTCTATTATAATATAAACTGAGAGGCATGTTAATCATGTAACCGACAGTATATTTATTATAACCTGAAGGTAGAGAAGTTCACAACAACCTGAAAAACACTAACATATTGTCAATTTAAATATCCAGCACATAAAGCAACACTCATTTGGaatcttctttttctccacttgattattaaacattttaacacttCTGCTCTGGAATCTAAAGACTTTAAATATTTGCCCTCAAGTCACTCATTCAGTTCAATGTTGGGATGGAcactttttttcaaaaactgaTGCACAACAAAACAGGTTGCtgaaatgtttgtatgtgtgtgttaaagacTCACATTGGTGGCTGACAATGCAATGTGCAGCCAGCAGTTTTAGCTGTGGTACTTCAAACAGAGCCTGGTTAAACAGTAGCTCTCGGGCAGTAGGCCTTGCACTGGCATCACACTCAAGGCATTTTTGTATTAACtcctacaaaaacaaacttctgGGTCACACTTTtcaaagagcaaaaagaaaaatcttccAAATGTTAATATGATATTATACTCATAAGCATGTACATACTCCACTCCCTTTATCTTACCCTCTGCAATGGGTCCTCCAGTAGCTGTATGGCACTGTTAATAGCCTCCGGAGAAACGTAAGAGGAATCTCCATTCCCCTGGATCTCCAAGAGTGCCATCTGCAATACACCAACACAGATGTTATTAGATACTGTTTCGGGAAAGGACTCAGACCATTCAATCGTATATTATGGATCCCATCTCACCTCTAGGGCACACATACCAAACGAGTATATGTCTGCAGCGGTGGTGACATTGTCAACAGCTACAATAAGAGAAagaattaaaaaacatttcatatagTTTAATCCTTACGTAAGACCTAGACCTAGTTAATATATCAAAGTGACACTGGTGGTGGCTCTATCATGTGTATCTGTTATATCTAACTGGATACTACCAATATCAGTattaacagaaaaaatgacTCATTCTGGTCATGTTTACCTCCATATTCTGGTGCAAAGAAGTGCAGGCTCTTCTGTTCCTCGTGACATGTTTTCACATGGTTGTTAATGGTGTCTGGAGCAACTGCAGATGAGACAGGAGAAAGTATGaacaatatatacagtaaaagtaTGATGGAGAACAGTCAGAGAATGCAGTATAAAGCAGGAAGAATGAACATACAGGTCAAGAAAGAAGAgcaagacaagaaaaaagatttttgatAAAGGGAGGAGCCAGAATCagggaaagaagaggaaatgtCAGTATTCTCTGTGTTGTGTAAGCATTGAAAGCTATTCCTTTAACAGATATGGagtgggagaaaacaaaatgtagaAAAGCTAGCTAGAATTTTGTAATTTCACCCATGTGCAGTTTTATAAACCACATTACACATCACCTTTTTTACATCTTGTGTAGGGTTTTCTTGGTACAAGAAAAATCAATACTACCACcatttttctttactgttcCTTTAAAGTGCAAATAAGA
The Mastacembelus armatus chromosome 3, fMasArm1.2, whole genome shotgun sequence DNA segment above includes these coding regions:
- the LOC113122106 gene encoding nuclear receptor-binding protein-like isoform X5; the protein is MDTEEGVEVVWNEVMISERKNFKLLEEKVNAVFDNLIHLEHANIVKFHKYWADTKENRARVIFITEYMSSGSLKQFLKKTKKNHKSMNEKAWKRWCTQILSALSYLHSCDPPIIHGNLTCDTIFIQHNGLIKIGSVAPDTINNHVKTCHEEQKSLHFFAPEYGAVDNVTTAADIYSFGMCALEMALLEIQGNGDSSYVSPEAINSAIQLLEDPLQRELIQKCLECDASARPTARELLFNQALFEVPQLKLLAAHCIVSHQYMIPENALEEITKNLDPNLLIAETKDVQLKISQFPALELDKFLEDVRNGIYPMTAFGLPCPRPPQQQTVQSPVVIPLVKSPTPEPAELETRRISIIFLQVIYMQCSVEPVEEGAKYHLSLLLKLEDKLNRHLSCDMLPHENVQELAEELVQLGLISEVDQNKIASLLEETFTQGLH
- the LOC113122106 gene encoding nuclear receptor-binding protein-like isoform X4 — encoded protein: MTMEAEGREIITTAVHMSSNTQQVNQRNVPGIDAAYLAMDTEEGVEVVWNEVMISERKNFKLLEEKVNAVFDNLIHLEHANIVKFHKYWADTKENRARVIFITEYMSSGSLKQFLKKTKKNHKSMNEKAWKRWCTQILSALSYLHSCDPPIIHGNLTCDTIFIQHNGLIKIGSVAPDTINNHVKTCHEEQKSLHFFAPEYGAVDNVTTAADIYSFGMCALEMALLEIQGNGDSSYVSPEAINSAIQLLEDPLQRELIQKCLECDASARPTARELLFNQALFEVPQLKLLAAHCIVSHQYMIPENALEEITKNLDPNLLIAETKDVQLKISQFPALELDKFLEDVRNGIYPMTAFGLPCPRPPQQQTVQSPVVIPLVKSPTPEPAELETRRISIIFLQVIYMQCSVEPVEEGAKYHLSLLLKLEDKLNRHLSCDMLPHENVQELAEELVQLGLISEVDQNKIASLLEETFTQGLH
- the LOC113122106 gene encoding nuclear receptor-binding protein-like isoform X3 — protein: MTMEAEGREIITTAVHMSSNTQQPPTTKKTEDGDKSEDEDESEDESEILEESPCGRWQKRREEVNQRNVPGIDAAYLAMDTEEGVEVVWNEVMISERKNFKLLEVIFITEYMSSGSLKQFLKKTKKNHKSMNEKAWKRWCTQILSALSYLHSCDPPIIHGNLTCDTIFIQHNGLIKIGSVAPDTINNHVKTCHEEQKSLHFFAPEYGAVDNVTTAADIYSFGMCALEMALLEIQGNGDSSYVSPEAINSAIQLLEDPLQRELIQKCLECDASARPTARELLFNQALFEVPQLKLLAAHCIVSHQYMIPENALEEITKNLDPNLLIAETKDVQLKISQFPALELDKFLEDVRNGIYPMTAFGLPCPRPPQQQTVQSPVVIPLVKSPTPEPAELETRRISIIFLQVIYMQCSVEPVEEGAKYHLSLLLKLEDKLNRHLSCDMLPHENVQELAEELVQLGLISEVDQNKIASLLEETFTQGLH
- the LOC113122106 gene encoding nuclear receptor-binding protein-like isoform X2 codes for the protein MTMEAEGREIITTAVHMSSNTQQPPTTKKTEDGDKSEDEDESEDESEILEESPCGRWQKRREEVNQRNVPGIDAAYLAMDTEEGVEVVWNEVMISERKNFKLLEEKVNAVFDNLIHLEHANIVKFHKYWADTKENRARVIFITEYMSSGSLKQFLKKTKKNHKSMNEKAWKRWCTQILSALSYLHSCDPPIIHGNLTCDTIFIQHNGLIKIGSVAPDTINNHVKTCHEEQKSLHFFAPEYGAVDNVTTAADIYSFGMCALEMALLEIQGNGDSSYVSPEAINSAIQLLEDPLQRELIQKCLECDASARPTARELLFNQALFEVPQLKLLAAHCIVSHQYMIPENALEEITKNLDPNLLIAETKDVQLKISQFPALELDKFLEDVRNGIYPMTAFGLPCPRPPQQQTVQSPVVIPLVKSPTPEPAELETRRVIYMQCSVEPVEEGAKYHLSLLLKLEDKLNRHLSCDMLPHENVQELAEELVQLGLISEVDQNKIASLLEETFTQGLH
- the LOC113122106 gene encoding nuclear receptor-binding protein-like isoform X1, translating into MTMEAEGREIITTAVHMSSNTQQPPTTKKTEDGDKSEDEDESEDESEILEESPCGRWQKRREEVNQRNVPGIDAAYLAMDTEEGVEVVWNEVMISERKNFKLLEEKVNAVFDNLIHLEHANIVKFHKYWADTKENRARVIFITEYMSSGSLKQFLKKTKKNHKSMNEKAWKRWCTQILSALSYLHSCDPPIIHGNLTCDTIFIQHNGLIKIGSVAPDTINNHVKTCHEEQKSLHFFAPEYGAVDNVTTAADIYSFGMCALEMALLEIQGNGDSSYVSPEAINSAIQLLEDPLQRELIQKCLECDASARPTARELLFNQALFEVPQLKLLAAHCIVSHQYMIPENALEEITKNLDPNLLIAETKDVQLKISQFPALELDKFLEDVRNGIYPMTAFGLPCPRPPQQQTVQSPVVIPLVKSPTPEPAELETRRISIIFLQVIYMQCSVEPVEEGAKYHLSLLLKLEDKLNRHLSCDMLPHENVQELAEELVQLGLISEVDQNKIASLLEETFTQGLH